GTGGGCATCACGCAGTCGAACATGTCGATGCCCCGCGCCACGGCCTCCAGCATGTCGTCTGGCGTGCCGACCCCCATGAGATAGCGGGGCTTTTCCTTGGGCAGGTGCGGCTCGACCGTCTCGATCATGTCCAGCATGACCTCTTGCGGCTCGCCGACCGCGAGGCCGCCGATGGAATAGCCGGGGAAGTCCATAGCCGCGAGCTCGCGGGCGGATTCGATGCGCAGGCGCGGCACCGCCCCGCCCTGCACGATGCCGTACAGCGCCCGCCCCTTGGGCTGAAGCTCGAACGCCTTCTTCGAGCGCTCCGCCCAGCGCAGCGACAGGCGCATGGCGCGCTCGGCCTCGGCTTCCTCGCAGGGCAGGCTGACGCATTCATCGAGCTGCATCTGGATGTCAGCGCCGAGCAGGCCCTGGATCTCGATGGAGCGCTCCGGGGTCATCTCGTGCAGCGCGCCGTCCACGTGCGAACGGAAGGTGACGCCCTTCTCGGTGATTTTGCGCAGGCCGGACAGGGACATGACCTGGAAACCGCCGGAATCGGTGAGGATCGGCCGCTCCCAGCGCATGAATTTATGCAGCCCGCCGAGCTTGGCCACCCGCTCCGCGCTCGGGCGCAGCATCAGGTGATAGGTGTTACCCAGCAGGATGTCGGCGCCGGTGGCCCGCACCTGTTCGGGATAGATGCCCTTGACGGTGGCCACTGTGCCGACCGGCATGAAGGCGGGCGTGCGGATCTCGCCGCGCGGCGTGGAAATGGCGCCCGTGCGGGCGGTGCCGTCGGTCGCGTGGACCTTGAAGGAGAAGGTGTCGGTCATTTCGGCTGCTCTAGAGCACGGGCCGGCCCGAATGAAAAGCGCGCCGCACGTATGGCAACCTCACCGTTCCAGTAGGCAGGCGTCGCCGTAGGAATAGAAGCGATAGCCGGAGGCGATGGCGTGGGCGTAAGCGCGCTTCTGGGTCTCGTGTCCCACGAAGGCAGCCACCAGCATCACCAGCGTCGATCTCGGCAGGTGGAAATTGGTGAGCATCACATCGGAGGCACGGAAGGCATAGCCGGGCGTGATGAAGATGTCCGTCTCGCCGAGATAGGGGCGGATGGACCCCTCCGGCGTCGCCGCGGTCTCGATGAGGCGGGTAGCGGTTGAGCCCACGGTGATGATGCGCCCGCCCCGGGCCTTCACCGCATTGAGCTCCGCCGCCGTTTCGGGGCTCACCTCGCCCCATTCCGCATGCATCTGGTGGTCGGTGGTGTCCTCGGCCTTCACCGGCAGGAAGGTGCCCGCCCCCACATGCAGCGTGACCGTGTAGCGGGAGACGCCGCGCGCCGCGATCTTCGCCAGCAGGTCGGGCGTGAAATGCAGGCTCGCCGTCGGCGCAGCGACCGAGCCCTCCACGCGGGCGAACACCGGCTGGTAGTCGGTGCGGTCGCGATCGTCTTCGGGCCGCTTGGCGGCGATGTAGGGCGGCAGCGGCATGTGACCGATGGCGTCGATGGCCGCATCCAGCTCAGGGCCGGACAGGGCAAAGGCGAAATGCACCTCGCCGCTCTCCAGCTTGTCGAGAACACGGGCCTCCAAAGTGCCGCCGCTCGCGCCGGCAAAGACCACGGTCTCGCCCACCGCGAGGCGCTTGGCGGGCTTGGCGAAGGCGGCCCAGGCCGAACCCGAGAGGCGGCGGATGAGAGTCGCCTCGATGGCCACCGTGCTGCCGCCGGCACGGGTGCGCGTGCCATCGAGCCGGGCCGGGATCACTTTCGTGTCATTGACCACCAAGGCGTCGCCCGGCTGGAGCAGATCCGGAAGGTCGGCGATGGTGCGGTCTTCCAGTTCCGGCGCTGCGCCGGGACGCACGCGCAGCAGGCGCGCACTCTCCCGCGGTTCGGCGGGGCGCAAAGCGATGCGTTCGGGGGGAAGGTCGAAATCGAAGGCGTCGACGCGCATGGGTCCTCGAG
The Azorhizobium caulinodans ORS 571 genome window above contains:
- the tgt gene encoding tRNA guanosine(34) transglycosylase Tgt → MTDTFSFKVHATDGTARTGAISTPRGEIRTPAFMPVGTVATVKGIYPEQVRATGADILLGNTYHLMLRPSAERVAKLGGLHKFMRWERPILTDSGGFQVMSLSGLRKITEKGVTFRSHVDGALHEMTPERSIEIQGLLGADIQMQLDECVSLPCEEAEAERAMRLSLRWAERSKKAFELQPKGRALYGIVQGGAVPRLRIESARELAAMDFPGYSIGGLAVGEPQEVMLDMIETVEPHLPKEKPRYLMGVGTPDDMLEAVARGIDMFDCVMPTRSGRHALAFTRFGRINLKNARHAEDSRPLDEESDCPALRDYSRAYLHHLVRCEEMLGAMLISWANLHYYQDLMRGIRGAIAEGRFEDFRRETKEGWARGDIPRLA
- the queA gene encoding tRNA preQ1(34) S-adenosylmethionine ribosyltransferase-isomerase QueA, whose product is MRVDAFDFDLPPERIALRPAEPRESARLLRVRPGAAPELEDRTIADLPDLLQPGDALVVNDTKVIPARLDGTRTRAGGSTVAIEATLIRRLSGSAWAAFAKPAKRLAVGETVVFAGASGGTLEARVLDKLESGEVHFAFALSGPELDAAIDAIGHMPLPPYIAAKRPEDDRDRTDYQPVFARVEGSVAAPTASLHFTPDLLAKIAARGVSRYTVTLHVGAGTFLPVKAEDTTDHQMHAEWGEVSPETAAELNAVKARGGRIITVGSTATRLIETAATPEGSIRPYLGETDIFITPGYAFRASDVMLTNFHLPRSTLVMLVAAFVGHETQKRAYAHAIASGYRFYSYGDACLLER